In Labilibaculum sp. DW002, the genomic window GGGTTTGTTTAGGTTTCTATTTCTTTTTGAAATTCTTTTTCTTTACAAACTTCCTCTTCCCAGTTGGTCTGCTTTTCGGATTGTATTCCGGCGCTTCACCCAATTCTGCTGGTACAGGAATTTTATATACTTCAGATTCTATTAAATCTTCAATTTTCTTAAAATCGATCTGATCTTTTGGCGTAATAAACGTTAAGGCAACACCTTCAGTCTCTGCTCTGGCTGTTCTACCAACTCTGTGTACGTAATCTTCCGCATCGCGTGGTACATCAAAGTTAATTACCAAATCAATCGAGTCGATATCAATACCACGGGCAATAATGTCGGTAGCGACCAAAATCTGATGTTTTCTATTTTTGAAATCACGAAGAACTTCCTCACGCTCATTCTGTTCCAAATCAGATTGTATTCCCGCTGCTTTAAATTTATGCTTTTTTAAATCTTTGGTAATTGCTTTTACATTCAACTTGGTAGAAGAAAAAATAATAACACTTTTGATATCCTTTTCTGCTAACAAATTAATAATTAAAGGAATCTTTTGTTCTGGATACACCATGTATGCTGCTTGCAATACTCCTGCCGCAGGTTTCGAAATCGCAATATTAATACTTTCAGGATCATTCATCATGGTTCCTGCCAGCTTACGAATATTTGATGGCATGGTAGCCGAGAACATTAAATTCTGACGTTCTTTTGGCAGGTGATTAACGATTTGCATTAAATCTTCATAAAATCCCATATCCAACATTCTGTCCGCCTCATCTAAAATAAGATGCTTTAATTTAGTCGTATTTACATAGCCTAAATTCAGGTGAGAAATCATTCGTCCTGGAGTAGCAATTACCACATCAGCACCTTCAATTAATCCCTTTTTCTGCTGATCCCAAACAGAGGAATCACCTCCACCGTAAACCGAAAGAGAAGTAATCGATACAAAATATCCAAAGCCTTCCATTTGCTGATCAATTTGCATGGCAAGTTCTCTAGTTGGAACTAAAATTAAGGTACTAAAACCATCAATTTTATTCTTTTGTATTTTATCCATTACTGGTAACAAGTAGGCCGCGGTTTTACCCGTTCCTGTTTGTGCGCAGCAAATCAAATCCTTATCTGCAATTATTTGAGGTATAGCAAGTTCCTGAACTGGAGAAGGAGTTTCAAATCCCATGGCATTAAGCCCATCCATTAATTCAGGAGTAAAGTTAAATTCAGAAAACTTCAATTTTTTTCGATTTAGTTATTCATTATTCGGCTTTCCTTACTGAAAACCAACTAAATATCAAGCAAATGGGAAGATACAAAAAAGTGCTGATTCTTTGCCGATTCCCACATAAAAATATCATTCCTATTCTACGTACAATACCAGTCCCTTAAGGTAATCCCCTTCAGGATGGAAAATATTCACAGGATGATCAGCAGGTTGATTTAGTTGGTGTAAAATACGAACACGACGTCCTGCATTTGCAGCAGCTATAAAAACAGCTTTTCTAAAATCCTCTTTACTAACAGCTTGCGAGCAAGAGAAAGTAAACATGATTCCACCCTTTTTTATAGCTTGGAAACCTTTTAGATTTAATCGTTTATACCCCTTAAGTGCATTTGACAAGACTTTCTTGTGCTTTGCAAAAGCAGGAGGATCCAGAACAATTAAATCGTATTTCTGATCAGAATCATCTAGATATTTAAACGCATCAGTCGCAAATGCTTCGTGTCTTTTATCACCAGGGAAGTTTAACTCAACATTTTCGTTTGTTACCTCAATAGCTCTTGCTGAAGCATCTACTGAATGAACCAAATTGGCTCCGCCTCGCATGGCATAAAATGAAAAACCACCTGTATAACAAAACATATTCAATACAGATCGTCCTTTTGAATAACGTTCCAATAAAGATCTGTTTTCACGTTGGTCGATAAAGAAACCCGTTTTTTGTCCTTCTAGCCAGTCTACCTTAAATTTCAAGCCATTTTCTATAGCAGTAAAATCTTTAGTCTCTCCTAATAGGTATTCGTTAGTTGGCTCTATTCCTGATTTAAATGGAATCGTTCCTTCCGATTTATCGTAAACTGCAATCAAGTCATCACCTAAAACTTCTTTTAGAGCTTCAGCAATTTCACCACGATGCAGATACATTCCCACTGAGTGAGCTTGAATAACTGCCGTTCCAGCATAATAATCGACAATTAAACCTGGCAAGCTATCTCCTTCACCATGTACTAATCGACACACATTATTGTTTGCAACACCATACAAGCCTATTGCTTTTCTCATGTTGCATGCAGATTCGAATTTATTTTTCCAAAAATCAAGATTGATTTCTATTTCTTCAAAAGAAATAATTCGTACAACAATTGAACCAATTGCGATGTGTCCAATCGCTAAAAATTCTTCTTTTGCAGTATAAACCGATACCAAATCTCCTTCTTCTAAACCTTCATCAACGCGAGCAACAGCTCCGGAAAATACCCAAGGATGAAAACGCTTAATCGAGTTCTCTTTCCCTTGCTTCAGGATTACTTTTGGATAATTTATCATTTTGGAAATTTCTTTTCTGATTGATTGAATAAAATCCCGACAAAAAAGACTTCTGTCGTGCAGATTTAATTCATTAATTAACATCTCACTCGGCAATGTTTCCGAATGTGAATTTTATTATGGCAACTCGTAGTTTATTACTTTAAAGAAGCCTTTAACTTTTCAAATATTTTTAAAGAGACCCATGCATCAGTTGCCGCATATCTCAATTGACCACAGCTCAATTCTTCAGCTTCCCAATTGGATACTTGCTGACGCTTCGAAATTCTAATTCTTAAAACAATTGCAGCCAATTTCTTAAGTGAAAAATTTTCTATCCCAAAACTTGATACATACTGTTGAAGTTCTAAGAAAGAATTACCATCAAAATCTGTGATATCCTGTAAACCTCGAATATCATCTTTAATAGCTGCACCAACTTTTATGATTTCAGGATCGGCCAATAAATCAACTAATTGCTGAGGCAATCCAATTCTATTAATTCTAAAAAGAAAAGTTCTAGAATTTGCAGCTAGTTGCAGCAAAGCAACATCATTTACTCTTCCTTTTTTAAATGACGGTCGAGTTTCAGTATCAAATCCAAGAATTGGATATTGTTTCAGGTAGTCAACAGCCTCTTGAAGCTCCTCTCCCTGATCAACCAAAATAATTTCACCTTCGAAAGCTTCTAATGGGAGGTCGTTTATTTCTTCTTTTGTAATTGATTTCTGAAATGATAACATCTATACTCTTTTTCTGAGGGAAACATGAATTTATTTCCCTAGTCTACTAGTCTTCTCCCCACTCTTTTTTTCGCTGCGAAAAAATAGAGTTACTTAAGTCAATCTCATCTAAATTTGAGGCATCAGATGGATCAATATCTTCATCAAAATTTTCTTGTCTTGCGACCAAATTATGAATTGTACGCAACGAATTTACTAAATTTTGTCCCCAATTCTGGTAGAAATTATTATTTAGATCCCATAGAGCTTCATTCATTACATCCATGTTTCCAATTCTGTACGAGGTAAGGAAATCTTTAAGATCCTGGTAAATATCAGCAAAATTCTCAGAAATAGAAGCTACTACAGGTGTTTCACTGTACTCCATATCTTGCTCGAAAACTTCTAAATATTGATCGTGGGCTCCCATTTTTGTTTGCACTGATGAATGGATAAATTCCCAATCTGCTTCAGCTACAAACTTCTCAACCTCTTCTTCTAATTCACTTTCATTTTTGGGCAATAAACATGCCTTTAAATAAATCAGAGGTAATAGTTTCTGTGCCGTTTCAACAAACTCTATTTTTGAAACTTTCGCACAGGTTTCTAATAACAAACAAAACTCATTTGCTACGGTAACAAACTCAATAACATTTTTCGAATAAACGACATGATCAAACTTCTCTTCCATCTTCTATTTTTACTGTCCAAATGCAAAAATAACAAGATTTTACAAATATTTGGCAGAATAACAAGATACTACTGCGCACAAACTGTAAAATAAAAGCTATTTATAGAGAAAGTAAACGAATCTTATTGCCATCTAATGACTCTATTTCTTCATTATCTTTTAGAAATCGAATCACTTCTAATACTCTTTCCTCAGAATGTGTCGATTTCTCAATTAGCCTCGTTACGCTTACGATCTCCGTCCCAAGAATAGAAATAATTTCTTCATAAATCTCCTTATACTCGGCCTTTGTCAGACCTTTTTCTTCGGCCTCCTTACAAATGTCACAGAAACCACATTTAGGAGCATTTCCTTGCCCAAAATACTCCAATAAAAATTTAGAACGACAAGTTGTTTTTGTCTCTGCATAATTAATTACTGAATTAATTTTCAAAGACAAATTATCTTTCCTTTCCTGATAAACCTCTTTTGTTAATTTGATAAAATTAAGCGGTAAGCGTTCTTGTGTATAAATAAGGTAAGGTGTTTTCTTTCGCGGAATGTATTGAATCACCTTATATTTGGAAAGCTCTTTAAGATAATTCGCAATTACTTCTTTCTTGGTATTCGATCTTTTTGCAAGCAAATCAATATTTAAAGGAACAAAATCAGTAAATAAACCGGTATATGATCGAAGAAGCATCTTAATGAATGCATCAAAATCTTTATTGCTTACTTGAAACTTGTACAAATCATCTCTTTCAACCTGAAAATGAATTCTTGATTCATGCTCCAAATCATCTGTTAATTCAAGATAGCCTGCTCTTTGTAAAATCTTAAGACTATTGAATGCTTGCAACACATTGTACTTAAAATTCTGACAGAACAGGCCCAAATCAAAATCAAAAACAGAATCTCGTCCTGCTCCTTCAGCTACTTGCAAAAAATTCCCAACCGATTGATAGACTCTTTTCACCAAATCTGGTTCTGGAAAAGTCGTAGAAATTCGTTTTAACAATTTCACCTTATCCGGATTTGAATAAAGCATCACGGCATAGGCACGTTTTCCATCGCGACCTGCTCGACCAGCTTCCTGAAAATAGGCTTCAAGTGTATCCGGCAAATCAAGATGAACTACCGTTCGAACATCTGATTTGTCAATTCCCATACCAAAAGCATTTGTAGCTACCATAACCTGCACAACACCGTCACGCCATCTTTCCTGCCTCATATCTTTTACGGCATTATCAAGACCTGCGTGATAAAACTCGGCTTTAATTCCGTTTGTTTTCAGAAACTCAGACAGCTCTTTGCATTTTTTTCTGCTTCGAACATATACAACAGAACTTCCTTTTTGTTTGGTTAAGATCTTTAGTAGGTAGCGTCTTTTGTCTTCTATTTCGCGAACCAAATACACTAAATTTTCCCTTTCGAAACTTTTTCTAAAAACATTTTTCTTTGCAAAACCCAAACGATCCTGAATATCATCAACAACTTCGGGCGTCGCTGTAGCGGTTAAAGCAAGAACAGGAACTTGAGGCAACAATTCCCGAAGTTGGATAATCTTTAAATAAGAGGGACGAAAATCGTATCCCCATTGAGAGATACAGTGTGACTCATCGATAGCAATTAAGCAAACATTCATTTGCTTCAATTTCTTCTGAAAAACATCCGATCGAATTCGTTCTGGAGAAATGTATAGGAATTTAATCCCGCCAAATAAACATTTATCTAAGATTATTTCAATCTCTCGAGCATACAAGCCAGAATACAAAAGTTCAGCTTTAATGCCTTTTTCTTTCAAGTTTAAAACCTGATCCTTCATTAAAGCGATTAAGGGAGAAACCACAATACAAAGTCCATCCATAGCCAATGTTGGCACCTGAAAAGTCAAAGATTTACCTCCACCTGTAGGCATCAATCCAAGCGTATCTTTCCCATCCGCTACCGATTTGATAATCTCATCCTGTAAAGGTCTAAAACCTTCATATCCCCAATATTCCTTAAGAATCTTATTAAATCGATCCATCCAACTGAATTACACTCATTTTGAACTAAATTAACTCCATAATAAATTAAAAAAACTAATTAAAAATAGTAACTTTTAGATAGAATCAGCGATTTAACACTTTTTAGAATTCTGAACAATATCCGTTCCACTATTTTTTGTAATTTCGTCTGCAATTTAAAGCTAAAATCATTGTATAATATCATTTGTATCAGATAAATTAATTCTGAAGATTTAATTTTTTCTGCTTACATTAAAGTAATGCACAATGTATAATTGCATCTGAGATTTCAAGCTGGTCGGCGAACTGCGCAGGCTGCTATTTTTTTCGTGTTTCAATGAATAATTTAAATTCGTTAAATGAGAAGAGTATTATTTTATCTATTGATATTTACTTGTTGCCAATCGGCAAGCTTTGGACAAAGTAATCCGAAGGATACTCTTTTTACAATTAATGATACTGTCTATTCATCAGAAGCGTTTTTAAACTTTTGCAAAAACGAACAATTAGCAGATACAAACATCTATCGATTAACAACAAAGGAAAAGTTAGATCAATTTATTCTATTCCATCTAAAAGTAAAAGCCGCCGAAAAAAACAATATCAACAAACGAGAGGAAGTACTAAGAGATTTGCAAATCTACTCAGACATTGCTTTCCATTCTTTTCTGTATCCGACAACAATTACCGAAGAGCAAATTATTGAGGCGCATGAACGGATTCAACATTATATAAAGGTAAGACACATTTTAGTAAAAATACACGGGCATGCATCCCCTAAAGACACCCTTGCTGCCTATACAGAAGCTAAGAAAATTCAAAAATATCTTGTAAAAGGTAAATCATTCGGGAAAATAGCTCAAAAACATTCTGATGATCAATCGGTAAAAAGAAACAATGGCGAAATTGGATATTTTACAGCATTCGATATGGATTATTCTTTTGAATCTGCTGCTTACAAGCTAAACTTGCATGAATACTCAAACCCAATTAGAACACAGTTTGGTTATCACATCATACAGGTAATGGATAAAATCCCAAATCCTGGCAGCGTAAAAATCAGACACATATTACTTGAGTACAACAAACGGAATCACCTTCAAATAAAACAGCAAATCGATTCGATTCATGCTATACTCAAAAAGGAAAATCAATTTGAAAAATTAGCTGAAAAACACTCCTCTGACAAAAGGTCAGCAAATTTAGGCGGTGTACTACCCTGGTTTGGCTTGTTTGAAACGCATCCGGAAATTGAAAGAGCTGCCTTTAAATTAAAAGAAAAGAATGAAATTTCGAATCCTGTAAAAACAGAATTTGGCTATCATATATTGCAATTAATAGATCGTAAAGATTATTCATCGTTAGAGGAATGCAGAGAAGAAATTAGTCGATTAATTTCGCAGGATAGTCGATCAAAAACTAGCTCAGGTGAACTTCTATCAAAAATTAAGAAGGAATATCAGTTTAAAGAAAATAGAGAATTACTCTCTAACTTCTACTCTATTTTAGATTATGCTTATGCTGATTTATGGCAGCCTTTATTTACCATTGGAGGGATTGAATATTCGCAAGAAGATTTTGCAGCTTACTTAAGCCAACAGGCATCAAAAGATATTTATGAAAATTTCATAGAATACATTAACCGAGTTTACGATAATTTCTCAAACAATAGTATCTTAGCCTTTTACAAAAAACAGTTGCTTGAGAACAATTCTGCCTTGAAAAATCGGATTCAGAATTACAAAAATAAAATACTGGTAAAGAACATTACGAAACAAAAGGTTTGGTTACCTGCGACTAATAGCCAATTCAATTTGCTGAAATATTATCACGAGAACCGAAGCAAATACGATAAAAATGTCGATTTCGAGAGCATAAAATTTAAAGTAGTTGCTGACTACAAAGCGTATTTAAATGCAATTTGGGAAGAAAAATTGCGTTCTGAATACAAAATTAAAATATCACAGTCGACATTTAACAAAATTGCAGAAAAATAAGATGACTAAATATTCGCTACTATTATTATTCACAGTACTATTTTATTCTTGCGAAACGAATAAAACTAAAAACGACAAACCTGTTGCAAAAGTAAAGGATAAAATCTTATACCTGAGCTCTATTCAAGAGGCAATACCTAATGAAACCAACAAAGAAGACAGTACTCTGATTGCCGAAAATTACATTCATCAATGGATTAAAAAACAGCTTATTATTTCTAGAGCTGAACTAAATTTAACGGAAAGCGACAAAGATGTAAGCAAAATGGTTGAAGATTACCGCTCATCCTTAATTATTCACAAATATCAACAACAGTTAATCGAACAAAAAATTGATACACTAGTTAGTCAGTTTGATATTGATAATTATTACAAAGATTATGCTGCCAACTTCACACTAAACAGAAACATTATCAAGGCATTATACATTAAAGTTCCCATTCCAGTTCCAAACCTTAAGGACATCCAAAAACTGTATAAATCGGAAAAAGATGAAGATTGGGATAAATTAGAAGACTACTGTTTTCAAAATGCCACAAAATTTGATAATTTTAGCGAGCAATGGATTTATGCCCAAGAGCTTTTAAATATGCTTCCAAGCAAGATAAATAATGAAGAGAGATTCTTAAAAACGAGAAAACACTATGAAATTAGTGATTCAACTCATCATTATTTTGTTAAAATTCAAAAATATGAGCTTAAAAACAATTTAGCTCCTTTACCATTTGTTAAGGAAGACATTAAGAAAATATTAATAAACAAACGAAAAATTCAGTTTATTAAAAATATGGAGGAAAGCATTTTCAGAGATGCCGAATCAAAAAACAAATTCAAAATTTACTAAACTTTCACATATGCATTACATTTTCAAAAAATTTAATACCCTCTTGATCATGGTTGTGATTGGTGCTTTCTCTGCCAATGCCCAAGATAACATGGTAGATAAAGTTATTGCCGTTGTTGGAAATCAAGTGGTTCTTAAATCGGATGTAGAAAATAGATTTTTAAGCTTACAAAATCAAGGATATACTTCTGGAAGCGTAGATTTAAAATCAGAGATTTTTGAAGACCTTTTGATTGAAAAACTGATGATTGCTCAAGCACAAGTTGATAGTATTGAAGTTACAGAGCAGGAAGTTGAAAACGATCTTCAACGTAAGATTGAGATGTACATTCAGCAAGTTGGTTCTAAAGAGAAACTGGAGCAATATTTTGGTAAAACCATGCTTGAAATGAAAAACGATCTTCGCGATGATACTCGCGACGAGCGTATCAAAGAAAAAATGCAAGCTGAGATAACAAAGAACATCCGCATTACTCCAGCTGAAGTTCGAGAATTTTACAATACAATACCAACTGATAGTTTACCTATTATACCTGGCGAAGTACAAGTTCAACAAATTGTAAAAAATCCAAAAATTTCAGATAATGAGAAGGATCGTATTAGAGAGAAACTAAGAAGCTATCGTGATCGTATTATGAAAGGTGAAAGTTTTGCAACACTTGCTGTACTTTATTCTGAAGATCCAGGTAGTTCTCAACGTGGTGGAGAACTTGGTTTCACACCCAGAGCTAATCTAGTTCCTGAATTTGCGAATGAAGCTTTTAACTTGAAGCCTGGCAAGATCTCTAAAATTGTTGAGTCTGAATATGGTTTCCATATCATTCAACTTATCGATCGTAAAGGTGAGAGAATTAACGTGCGTCATATTCTTCTTAAGCCACGTATCTTGCAAACTGACAGAACAGAAGCAACTAATATCTTAGATAGTATTGCAGATAATATTCGAAATGAGAAAATCAAATTCGAAGAAGCAGCATTCTATTATTCAGATGACAAGGATACTAAAAATAACGGTGGTTTAATGGTGAATCCATACACAGGAACGTCTGAATTTGAAAAAGACAATTTACCTCCTGCTATTGCCAAACAAATTAACACCTTAAAAGTTAATGAGATTTCTGCCGCTTTTCTTGACAATTCTCAAGGTAAAGAGTTATATAAAATTATTAAGATAAAGTCGGAAACGAAATCGCACAAAGCGAACTTGAGCGATGACTGGAGCCAGTTTGAGAACATGCTAACCAATAAGAAACAGCAAAAAATTCTAAACAAATGGATCTCATCGCGACAAAAGAGTACTTACGTTCATATCGACGACTCTTATAAAAACGGTAAATTTAGATTTAAAGGCTGGTTAAAATAAACGAAATACCAATATATTTTTCAGACACAGCCAATGCTGTGTCTGATTTATTAAAGGCAATAACTAATACCAAATCTGATGAATTTTAAAACTGAAGTAGAAGCTGCAAATGCTTTGCAAGCAGATTACCAACAATTAACTGCTGAAATCAGAAAGAAGATATTTGGTCAGGATGACATCATTAAAAAAGTGCTGATTTCCATTTTTAGCAATGGACATTGCTTACTTGTTGGTGTTCCTGGATTGGCTAAAACACTTCTTGTGAACACCATATCTCAGGTTCTTGATTTAAAATATCAGCGGATTCAATTCACACCAGATTTAATGCCTTCGGATATTATTGGAACTGAAATTTTAAACAACGATAGAAAATTCAATTTTATTAAAGGCCCTTTGTTTGCAAACATTCTTCTTGCTGATGAAATAAACCGTACGCCGCCAAAAACGCAATCGGCATTACTTGAGGCAATGCAAGAAAAAATGGTAACGGTAAATGGCAAAAGCTACCAAATAGAGAAGCCTTTTTTCGTATTGGCAACGCAAAACCCAATCGAACAAGAAGGTACTTATCCGCTACCTGAAGCTCAGCTTGACCGTTTCATGTTTAGTATCTATTTAGATTATCCAAAACTTGAAGATGAACTGACCATTGTTGAGAACACAACTTCTGGCAAAGAAATTGCTCTAGAAAAAATAATATCAGCAGATAAAATTCTTTATTATCAGAAATTAATTGAAAAAGTACCAATTAATAGAAGCGTATTGGAATATGCTGTAAACCTGGCTGCCAAAACAAGGCCAAACACAGAACATGCACATCCAATGGCAAATGATTACATCAATTGGGGAGCTGGACCAAGAGCATCACAATATTTGGTAATTGGGGCAAAAACTAACGCTCTGCTGTCGGGAAAATATTCACCAGATATCGAAGATGTTAAAGAAGTTGCTGTTTCCATACTTAGACATCGAATTATGAAGAATTACAAAGCTGAGGCTGCAGGAATCAGTATTGAAGACATCATTACAGAACTTTTAAAGTAAAAATATAATGCTTAGTAAAGCTAACAAGTACATATTAATTATTCTCACAAGCCTTTTGTGCTTGGCTTACACATCTACTTTGGCTCAAAAGAAGTCGAAAGTAGATATTAAAAACTCGGACATAGTCAAGTTTGTTAGAAACACCGATCCTGTACTTAACAAATTTCTTGGTAATGTTTTCATTACTCACGGAGATATTAAAATGTATTGCGATAGTGCCTACCAGTATGAAAAAGAAAATAGCTTGGAAGCTTTTGGCAAGGTACACATCATTAATGCTGACACCGTTCACATCTACGGTGATTACTTGAAGTATTATGGCAACCGAAAATATGCAGAGTTGAGAAATAATGTGAAACTGGAAAATAAGTCGGTTACCGTTACAACACAATTTCTTGATTTTGATATGAATGAAAGTGTTGGTTACTACTTTAATGGCGGCCAAATTATTGATTCGACCAATGTTCTAAACAGTGAAATTGGCAGGTATTATACCAAAGATGAATTGTTATTCTTTAAGGATAGCGTTAAGGTTCATACTGAAGATTACGACTTATTCTCAGACACTTTAAAATACAATACCGTTAGTAAAACTGCCTTTATTTTAGGCCCAACTGATATTGTAGGTGAAAAAGAAACTTTGTATTCTGAAGATGGATGGTACAATACATCAACTAATATTTCTCAATTCTTAAAAAACACAGAACTAAACAGCAAATCGTATCAGATTAAAGGAGATAGCATCTACTTAGATCGAAACAACGAATTGGCTAGAATTTTTGATCATGTAGAATTGCGAGATACGATCAATAATATTATTCTTAAAGGAAATTACTTAGAGACTTTTAAAAGTACTGAGGAAGCCTTAATGACCGATTCTGCAGTGTTTATTCAAGTTAC contains:
- a CDS encoding OstA-like protein; the protein is MLSKANKYILIILTSLLCLAYTSTLAQKKSKVDIKNSDIVKFVRNTDPVLNKFLGNVFITHGDIKMYCDSAYQYEKENSLEAFGKVHIINADTVHIYGDYLKYYGNRKYAELRNNVKLENKSVTVTTQFLDFDMNESVGYYFNGGQIIDSTNVLNSEIGRYYTKDELLFFKDSVKVHTEDYDLFSDTLKYNTVSKTAFILGPTDIVGEKETLYSEDGWYNTSTNISQFLKNTELNSKSYQIKGDSIYLDRNNELARIFDHVELRDTINNIILKGNYLETFKSTEEALMTDSAVFIQVTEQDSLFLHADSLRLDKDTSNFERIKAFHRVKFFRPDLQGKCDSLVYTMQDSTIRLFNNPVLWAQGNQIVADTIGIETKNEAIRYLHFRGSSFLCSKEDTTFYNQIKGKNMLGHVKDNKLYKLDISGNGETLYYPMDKGIIMGMNTAKSSNISIRIKENKIDQIIFIKKPDGNMYPLFQVEKEMLYLKEFQWLESDQPKRKEDIFIWDKKLLEISEPELKPELLREIE